Proteins from a single region of Thermoanaerobacterales bacterium:
- a CDS encoding HU family DNA-binding protein has product MTKAELIKVAAEKSGLSQKQAGQVLDAVLETVAEALAKGDEVRLSGFGVFAPVARAARAGRNPRTGEEISIPARVVPVFRTGKELKAAAGRA; this is encoded by the coding sequence GTGACAAAGGCGGAGCTTATCAAGGTGGCGGCAGAGAAGAGCGGCCTCAGCCAAAAGCAGGCGGGCCAGGTGCTGGACGCCGTGCTGGAGACCGTCGCTGAGGCCCTGGCGAAAGGCGATGAGGTGCGGCTGTCCGGCTTTGGGGTGTTCGCGCCCGTCGCGCGGGCCGCCCGGGCCGGGCGGAACCCGCGCACCGGGGAGGAGATCTCGATCCCGGCGCGGGTGGTGCCGGTGTTCAGGACGGGGAAAGAACTGAAGGCGGCGGCCGGACGGGCTTAG